Below is a genomic region from Candidatus Zixiibacteriota bacterium.
GATAGCGGGTGCCGGTCAGGTTCACCAGACGCGGGTTGAACCTCTGGATATGAGTGAGGTTCGGTCCGCCGAGCAGATCGTCGTACCAGCGCAACTGGTTGCCATGATAGCCGACCGTGACATCGATTCCATGCACCGGCAAACTGGCGTCCTTGGGCGCGGTCAGATTGATGACGCGGAATTTTCCTTCTTGCCCGGACAAAAACCGGGTCAGCGGATTCTCGCCGTACTGGCTGGAGAAGCGCGCATCCTCGACTACATCAATAAAGCGGCTGTTGAATCGCATGCCGTCGATAACCGCCAGGGCCACCAGCGCGATCAGGATTCCGGCACCCGTCTTCCCGTGTCGGTAAAGCCACACGAACATCGCCGCCATGGCGACAAGCAGGAGCGCGATCCAGGCGCCGGATTGAGTCGCCGACAGGTTCATGTAGGCAACATCGAGTTTGGTCACCCCCTGCTGCACCGCTTCGGACGACGCTTCGCTGTAGAACAGCGAACACCAGAGCCCGATCAGACTCCGTCCCGCGGCTGTAAATCCCAGCGCGAGGAACAACAGAAGCGCGGGGAAACCGAGGAGCACATAATTGAATCGGTTGTCTCGCGACTTTCTGGCCTCGCTCCGCAAGTCGCTTACGGCCTGCAGGCCCATTCCGGCCAGAAGAGAAACCGCGAACGAACCGAGAAACATGATCATCGCCGGGGCGCGCATAGACTCGACTTTGGGCACGAGCGTAAACATGATCCAGAAGAAGGGAGTAGTTCCGCCCAATGCGTACAGTAGCGCGAACAGCCCGAGAATGCCGAAAAACCACGCTTCTTTGCGGTGGCGATAGAAGAACAGTCCTATGATAGCCAGAAACAGCGACACCGTGCCCAGCCACTCCGAGTTATCCTTGAAGAAGTTCTTTCCCCAGTAGAAGGTTTTCGCTTTGTCGGTGGATGTGCCGGAAAACTCGGGAATGACCAGCGACGCCGCCTCTTCCTCGTGCATCGACCACGAAGTTGCCCACTCCCAGCCGCGTTTGGTGTCGGCGCGCGGCGAATACTCCTGCGTGTAGGATATGCCGGGATACATTTGAATGGCCGAAAGCAACAAGCCCACCGCGACCGCATAGACCACGAGCAGCCCCGGTCTGACAGCGGGCAGTACTGATTTCTTCTGTACCAGGACAATGATAAGCCTGAACGCGGCGAGAAAACTAAGCGCCCAGAGTGAAAAGTACGACATCTGGGGGTGGGGCGTCAGCAGAATCAGGCCGACCGTAAGTCCGGTCAGCGAGAAGTACTTCAGTTGGGAAAGGAAGCGGTCCTTCTCAAATCCCCGGTCGAGAAAGAACATCAGCGCGGGGAACAGCGACGCAACATAGATCTTCCCGTCGTGTCCGGGCGCTACCATCGAGACCAGATACCCCGCGAACATGTAGCTCGCCCCGGCGAACAGCGACGGCACCCGCGCCAGCTTGAACTGACGCGCGGCGCGATACATGAACAGGCCGGACAGGTAGATGTGGAGAATCATCAGCCAGCCGAGATCGCGGGCGATATCAATTGGTTCAATCTTGCTGTCGAGCCAGACGCGAAGGTACTTCAAAAGCAATGACGGCGGGTAGAAGATGTCGCTGTGAAACGCCTCGACAAATGGCATCCCTCCGAACTGGTGCGGCATCCACTGCGGAATGGCGCCGCCGTGCGCCGCCATGTAAGTCGCCTGGTATATGCGAAACATAAGGCTGGCCTGGAGAATGTCCGAGCCGTAGAGCATCTGGTCGGAGAAAATGAAATCCGAGAAGAGGAAGACAATCGCCAGGAACAGCACGAGAAACGCCGCGGGCACAAACCAGCGCGAGTTCTCAAAACTGAGGGCTTGTCTTCGGGATCGACCGGCGGAATGTTTTTGCGGGGTCAAGATATCTCCGAATTGAACGAGACTACTTCCTAATGGCCAGGGCCAGCAGCGCAGCCGACGCGTCAATTACTACCGACCAAATTCGCGCCACCACCGCCAGCGCAGGAGCCACCGGGCCGACAAACGGCGCGAGCAACGCGCCCATGATCAACTCGCGCGGGCCGAGTCCGCTCGGAGCGAATATCGCCAGGTAGCCGATCTGGTACGCGATATTGTACAGCCCGATCGACAGCAAAATCGACGGGGCGCTGTCGCCGAGAATCGATACCAGAAACAGCCAGAACGCCAGCCCGAATAAAATCCAGCCCAGAAAATACCCGACAAACGCTTGCAGGGCAACCGATTTGTCCAGCGTGAAAAGCGCCGGCGGACGGCCCAGTTTCCTCAGTACGAAGTTGGCGAGCCGCAGAAACGGCTGGGGATACAGAACCAGCACGGCGCAACCCAATAGACCAAGAATACCGGCGGTATACGCCGAGCCAGGCCCCATGATCTTGAACTTATCGATCAGCAGCGCCGGTTCGAACTGGGCCGCTATCACCCAAACCAGAAGCGAGGCCGGTATTGTGAAAAGTTCTGTAATCACGAACGAAGCCGCCGCCTGCTCCTCCGGGATGTTCTTCTGTTTGGCGAGGTAGAGCATCCCGAACACCTGCCAGACCTTGCCGGGGATGTACCGTCCAAGATTGGAGAGATTAAGTATTCGATACCCCGCTGCCTGACTCACCAGATGCCCGAACGCCGAGATGACTTTAACCCACGCGGCGGAAAACACGACCAGGGCCGCCATCGCGCAGACAAGCGACAACGCCAGATACACAATGTCGAACTGCCAGTCGAACTGTCTGACCTGA
It encodes:
- a CDS encoding lysylphosphatidylglycerol synthase transmembrane domain-containing protein, with translation MKKTLVVLLKIILTGVVVYYVARQVWVNWDQVRQFDWQFDIVYLALSLVCAMAALVVFSAAWVKVISAFGHLVSQAAGYRILNLSNLGRYIPGKVWQVFGMLYLAKQKNIPEEQAAASFVITELFTIPASLLVWVIAAQFEPALLIDKFKIMGPGSAYTAGILGLLGCAVLVLYPQPFLRLANFVLRKLGRPPALFTLDKSVALQAFVGYFLGWILFGLAFWLFLVSILGDSAPSILLSIGLYNIAYQIGYLAIFAPSGLGPRELIMGALLAPFVGPVAPALAVVARIWSVVIDASAALLALAIRK